The following coding sequences are from one Longimicrobium sp. window:
- a CDS encoding DUF433 domain-containing protein: MRQIDWREHIHWDPAVLAGKPVVRNSRLGVEFLLGLFAAGWTSAEILESYPQLTPETLRSIFAFAAESLREPSCYAVTLRGR, encoded by the coding sequence ATGCGGCAAATCGACTGGCGCGAGCACATCCATTGGGATCCAGCTGTCCTGGCGGGAAAGCCCGTCGTTCGGAATAGCCGGCTGGGAGTAGAGTTCCTGCTGGGGCTCTTCGCAGCAGGATGGACCTCGGCTGAAATCCTCGAGTCGTATCCTCAACTTACGCCGGAAACGCTACGGTCGATCTTCGCGTTCGCCGCGGAATCGCTGCGAGAGCCCTCATGCTATGCCGTGACGCTCCGGGGAAGATGA